The following proteins come from a genomic window of Populus nigra chromosome 6, ddPopNigr1.1, whole genome shotgun sequence:
- the LOC133697259 gene encoding nuclear pore complex protein NUP1-like isoform X1 — MAAVTRERNERPYEDGGGYGKFPKRPFRRSTQTTPYDRPATAIRNPSGSGNGWLSKLVDPAQRLIASGAQRLFASVFRKRLPAPPVVAPPSQPPETERGTEENRGVMDKQKGAFSTKDLFETHRATTNGCSGPSDGSDMDGVTELEVILKQKTFTRSEIDRLTALLQSKTVDFPTGHEEKKSEAIASKAMVSQGKKELLTTPVNNGFDGRFNSTPIVSSSVLEEDVGSPTELAKSYMRSRPLKVSPSMLESQSQALRENPTVLTNHTFTPKSPMISIAPRSSGHAEFPENGFVTPRSRGRFAIYSMTRTPYSRVHATTGLQGARTASDAFAGPSSSFQNAWENNGFSGSKQGATKRRSSVLDNDMGSVGPIRRIRQKSNLLPMSGTLSIRGNGMVSNAAQRLTSTEKPVLAGEPLKDNANSNVHGTTFTPVPSKSSEMASKILQQLDVLVSSRERSPARLSPSMLRGQALRSLEDVDSSKLLEIVNDNNKLDAKPNTSLPDARESVFKMKDKIEENGPSKSILPYDKSASAVNGMGATSSMKNDVAGVKTTAFLVTSTIVQSPQQKKRAFQMSAHEDFLEFDDDDDYRNRTVSGMLAEGREKIGSELVERKTIGAEAIVLEKSPALSEVNSPSTSTLNQKNAGIDGSVIAEKSISFTSLATPLPAMTDKEAVVNQKLASISDEGAQPNYSNASPQIFSSREKVALPKEPNGTSQTFHFSNKTGDKVAPFAFSSPVLSDPSFPKLGLSSDAKPEGFSFMSVATGATELVTRDPGLDKTEDKSSLKDEGSFRAPENVPSTSTSSTGSLFSFGITSNGSSLNNGSLASTPSSYSSPSPPLLSSNFTGQNSSSVFANSVACGSINAPTTAFTMANFDGNSNLPISASAPSLTATPISKFGSVPSTSASTVPSTTDETTEAKTKEPGFGNPTSGAGSVFGGTCSGITNTGNNIFGKTPAATSKGNSFFGGTFPAVTSSGSSVLNATSSAFTSTGSGPFTLNAGSSTSAATNQSQGFNPFSASSAQVSAAGTGMGTATQTMPMQFSSPASTPFALTGSSAFSSGSPTFGSSSTSKLFSSGASFGLTSSTTSSESISVSSIASPASTVFGSNWQAPKSMGFSTSSSSSTPFAFGATSNVVTSSSASVGFAPSVSSGPAFPFSSPASTTPSQPVFGNPNPGFRSGSSPSGNNDQMSMEDSMAEDTVQATTPSVPAFFQQPAAAPGPLFGFSTPPGGNQFTLTGSSGANPFQFESQPNLAAPQNLAFQASGSQEFNAGGSFSFGAGGGDKSGRKIFRVKKTQRKR, encoded by the exons ATGGCGGCGGTGACTCGGGAAAGAAATGAGAGGCCGTATGAAGACGGAGGAGGTTATGGGAAGTTTCCAAAAAGGCCGTTTCGAAGGAGTACGCAAACGACGCCTTATGATCGTCCTGCGACGGCAATTCGAAACCCTAGTGGGAGTGGTAATGGTTGGTTGTCGAAATTAGTGGATCCGGCTCAGAGACTCATTGCTTCTGGTGCCCAAAGGCTTTTCGCTTCTGTCTTTCGTAAACGACTGCCTGCGCCTCCGGTGGTGGCTCCTCCATCTCAGCCGCCGGAGACGGAGCGGGGGACAG agGAAAACCGGGGAGTAATGGATAAGCAAAAAGGAGCCTTTTCCACA AAGGATCTTTTTGAAACACATAGAGCAACCACCAATGGATGCAGTGGTCCAAGTGATGGTTCTGATATGGATGGGGTTACTGAACTTGAAGTAATTCTAAAGCAGAAGACTTTTACCAG GTCTGAAATTGATCGATTGACTGCCCTGCTGCAATCTAAGACTGTTGATTTTCCTACTGGACATGAAGAGAAGAAATCTGAAGCGATTGCTTCAAAAGCTATGGTCTCTCAAGGCAAAAAGGAGTTATTGACTACCCCTGTTAATAATGGGTTTGATGGCCGCTTTAATTCAACACCTATTGTCAGCTCAAGT GTCCTTGAGGAGGATGTTGGTTCCCCTACAGAGCTAGCAAAATCTTACATGCGTAGTAGGCCTTTAAAAGTATCGCCATCAATGCTAGAATCACAGAGTCAGGCATTAAGGGAAAATCCAACAGTTCTGACCAACCATACATTTACTCCGAAATCACCAATGATTTCAATTGCGCCACGTTCTTCTGGCCATGCTGAGTTTCCTGAGAATGGTTTTGTGACACCAAGATCCCGAGGTAGATTTGCTATATACAGTATGACTCGAACACCATATTCCAGAGTTCATGCAACTACTGGCCTCCAG GGTGCAAGAACGGCAAGTGATGCTTTTGCTGGACCATCATCTTCGTTTCAGAACGCATGGGAGAACAATGGATTTTCTGGATCCAAACAAGGG gCTACAAAGAGGAGGAGTTCTGTCCTGGATAATGATATGGGATCTGTCGGTCCAATACGTAGAATTCGTCAGAAATCTAACCTTCTGCCTATGTCTGGTACTCTTTCTATTCGTGGAAATGGTATGGTTTCTAATGCTGCTCAAAGGCTAACCTCAACAGAGAAGCCAGTTTTAGCGGGCGAACCATTGAAGGATAATGCGAATAGCAATGTCCATGGTACCACTTTTACCCCTGTTCCCTCCAAGTCCAGTGAGATGGCATCAAAGATATTGCAGCAGCTTGATGTGTTGGTCTCATCGAGGGAGAGGTCTCCTGCCAGGTTGTCACCATCCATGCTACGGGGACAAGCTCTTAGAAGCCTGGAGGATGTTGATTCTTCAAAGTTGCTAGAAATTGTTAATGATAATAACAAGTTGGATGCTAAGCCCAACACCTCGCTACCTGATGCACGAGAGTCCGTGTTTAAAATGAAagacaaaattgaagaaaatggtCCAAGCAAATCCATTCTTCCTTATGACAAGTCAGCCTCCGCAGTAAATGGTATGGGCGCCACAAGTTCAATGAAGAATGATGTGGCTGGAGTCAAAACAACAGCTTTTCTTGTGACGAGCACGATTGTCCAGTCCCCTCAACAGAAGAAAAGGGCTTTCCAGATGAGCGCACATGAG GATTTTCtggagtttgatgatgatgatgactaCCGGAATCGGACTGTGTCTGGTATGTTGGCTGAAGGGCGAGAAAAGATTGGTTCTGAATTGGTTGAAAGAAAAACCATTGGTGCTGAAGCTATTGTATTGGAGAAGTCTCCAGCTCTTTCTGAAGTCAACTCCCCATCAACTTCTACACTCAACCAAAAAAATGCAGGGATTGATGGGTCTGTGATTGCTGAAAAGAGCATCAGCTTTACATCTCTAGCGACACCATTGCCTGCCATGACTGATAAGGAGGCTGTAGTAAACCAGAAGTTAGCTTCAATATCTGATGAAGGTGCCCAACCAAACTACTCGAATGCTTCCCCTCAAATATTTAGCTCCAGGGAGAAGGTTGCTTTGCCGAAGGAACCGAATGGCACCTCCCAAACATTCCATTTCAGCAATAAAACTGGTGATAAAGTTGCACCATTTGCATTTTCTTCCCCAGTCCTGAGTGACCCATCTTTCCCAAAGCTGGGTCTGTCATCAGATGCCAAACCAGAGGGGTTCAG CTTTATGTCTGTTGCTACTGGTGCTACTGAGTTGGTGACCAGAGACCCTGGACTAGATAAAACTGAAGATAAGAGCAGTTTGAAGGATGAGGGTTCTTTCAGGGCACCTGAAAATGTGCCTTCTACTTCAACTTCATCGACTGGAAGCCTGTTCTCATTTGGCATCACCTCCAATGGTTCAAGTCTAAATAATGGATCTCTTGCTTCTACCCCATCTTCATATTCCTCTCCCAGCCCACCTCTACTGTCAAGTAACTTTACTGGTCAAAATTCATCCAGCGTCTTTGCCAACAGTGTTGCTTGTGGCAGTATTAATGCCCCTACCACTGCATTTACAATGGCAAACTTTGATGGGAATAGCAACTTACCTATTTCAGCATCAGCACCTTCCTTGACGGCTACACCTATTTCCAAATTTGGGTCTGTCCCATCAACTTCAGCCTCAACAGTGCCATCTACTACTGATGAAACAacagaagcaaaaacaaaagaaccaGGCTTTGGCAACCCAACTAGTGGAGCTGGCAGTGTTTTTGGTGGTACATGTTCTGGAATTACAAACACAGGCAATAATATTTTTGGCAAGACCCCTGCAGCTACCAGCAaaggaaatagtttttttggtgGTACATTCCCTGCAGTTACGAGCTCAGGAAGCAGCGTTTTGAATGCTACATCTTCTGCATTTACAAGCACAGGAAGTGGTCCTTTTACCTTGAATGCTGGGAGCTCAACTTCAGCTGCTACTAATCAATCTCAGGGTTTTAATCCTTTTAGTGCTAGCAGTGCTCAGGTTTCTGCTGCTGGAACTGGTATGGGAACTGCAACACAGACCATGCCGATGCAATTTAGTTCACCTGCATCAACTCCTTTTGCTTTGACTGGGAGTTCAGCCTTTTCTTCTGGCAGTCCCACATTTGGCTCTTCTTCTACATCTAAACTGTTCAGTTCTGGTGCTTCTTTTGGACTTACCTCTTCTACTACCTCTTCAGAGTCCATCTCTGTTAGCTCCATCGCGAGCCCTGCATCTACTGTCTTTGGTTCCAACTGGCAGGCCCCAAAATCTATGGGATTTTCAACATCCTCTTCTTCCTCGACTCCGTTTGCCTTTGGAGCAACCTCTAATGTTGTTACAAGCAGCAGTGCATCCGTGGGGTTTGCCCCCAGTGTCTCATCTGGTCCTGCTTTCCCCTTCAGTTCACCTGCATCCACTACTCCATCACAGCCTGTGTTTGGCAACCCAAATCCTGGCTTCAGGTCTGGTTCATCTCCATCTGGTAATAATGACCAAATGAGCATGGAGGACAGCATGGCAGAGGACACAGTTCAGGCAACCACCCCTTCAGTTCCCGCATTTTTCCAACAACCTGCTGCTGCCCCTGGCCCTTTATTTGGTTTTTCTACTCCGCCAGGAGGGAATCAGTTTACTTTGACAGGTTCATCAGGTGCAAATCCCTTTCAATTTGAAAGCCAACCAAATCTGGCTGCGCCACAGAACCTAGCTTTTCAGGCTTCTGGTAGTCAGGAGTTTAATGCTGGAGGAAGCTTCTCATTTGGTGCAGGTGGTGGTGACAAGTCTGGTAGAAAAATTTTcagagtaaaaaaaacacagcgCAAGCGGTGA
- the LOC133697259 gene encoding nuclear pore complex protein NUP1-like isoform X2, giving the protein MAAVTRERNERPYEDGGGYGKFPKRPFRRSTQTTPYDRPATAIRNPSGSGNGWLSKLVDPAQRLIASGAQRLFASVFRKRLPAPPVVAPPSQPPETERGTEENRGVMDKQKGAFSTDLFETHRATTNGCSGPSDGSDMDGVTELEVILKQKTFTRSEIDRLTALLQSKTVDFPTGHEEKKSEAIASKAMVSQGKKELLTTPVNNGFDGRFNSTPIVSSSVLEEDVGSPTELAKSYMRSRPLKVSPSMLESQSQALRENPTVLTNHTFTPKSPMISIAPRSSGHAEFPENGFVTPRSRGRFAIYSMTRTPYSRVHATTGLQGARTASDAFAGPSSSFQNAWENNGFSGSKQGATKRRSSVLDNDMGSVGPIRRIRQKSNLLPMSGTLSIRGNGMVSNAAQRLTSTEKPVLAGEPLKDNANSNVHGTTFTPVPSKSSEMASKILQQLDVLVSSRERSPARLSPSMLRGQALRSLEDVDSSKLLEIVNDNNKLDAKPNTSLPDARESVFKMKDKIEENGPSKSILPYDKSASAVNGMGATSSMKNDVAGVKTTAFLVTSTIVQSPQQKKRAFQMSAHEDFLEFDDDDDYRNRTVSGMLAEGREKIGSELVERKTIGAEAIVLEKSPALSEVNSPSTSTLNQKNAGIDGSVIAEKSISFTSLATPLPAMTDKEAVVNQKLASISDEGAQPNYSNASPQIFSSREKVALPKEPNGTSQTFHFSNKTGDKVAPFAFSSPVLSDPSFPKLGLSSDAKPEGFSFMSVATGATELVTRDPGLDKTEDKSSLKDEGSFRAPENVPSTSTSSTGSLFSFGITSNGSSLNNGSLASTPSSYSSPSPPLLSSNFTGQNSSSVFANSVACGSINAPTTAFTMANFDGNSNLPISASAPSLTATPISKFGSVPSTSASTVPSTTDETTEAKTKEPGFGNPTSGAGSVFGGTCSGITNTGNNIFGKTPAATSKGNSFFGGTFPAVTSSGSSVLNATSSAFTSTGSGPFTLNAGSSTSAATNQSQGFNPFSASSAQVSAAGTGMGTATQTMPMQFSSPASTPFALTGSSAFSSGSPTFGSSSTSKLFSSGASFGLTSSTTSSESISVSSIASPASTVFGSNWQAPKSMGFSTSSSSSTPFAFGATSNVVTSSSASVGFAPSVSSGPAFPFSSPASTTPSQPVFGNPNPGFRSGSSPSGNNDQMSMEDSMAEDTVQATTPSVPAFFQQPAAAPGPLFGFSTPPGGNQFTLTGSSGANPFQFESQPNLAAPQNLAFQASGSQEFNAGGSFSFGAGGGDKSGRKIFRVKKTQRKR; this is encoded by the exons ATGGCGGCGGTGACTCGGGAAAGAAATGAGAGGCCGTATGAAGACGGAGGAGGTTATGGGAAGTTTCCAAAAAGGCCGTTTCGAAGGAGTACGCAAACGACGCCTTATGATCGTCCTGCGACGGCAATTCGAAACCCTAGTGGGAGTGGTAATGGTTGGTTGTCGAAATTAGTGGATCCGGCTCAGAGACTCATTGCTTCTGGTGCCCAAAGGCTTTTCGCTTCTGTCTTTCGTAAACGACTGCCTGCGCCTCCGGTGGTGGCTCCTCCATCTCAGCCGCCGGAGACGGAGCGGGGGACAG agGAAAACCGGGGAGTAATGGATAAGCAAAAAGGAGCCTTTTCCACA GATCTTTTTGAAACACATAGAGCAACCACCAATGGATGCAGTGGTCCAAGTGATGGTTCTGATATGGATGGGGTTACTGAACTTGAAGTAATTCTAAAGCAGAAGACTTTTACCAG GTCTGAAATTGATCGATTGACTGCCCTGCTGCAATCTAAGACTGTTGATTTTCCTACTGGACATGAAGAGAAGAAATCTGAAGCGATTGCTTCAAAAGCTATGGTCTCTCAAGGCAAAAAGGAGTTATTGACTACCCCTGTTAATAATGGGTTTGATGGCCGCTTTAATTCAACACCTATTGTCAGCTCAAGT GTCCTTGAGGAGGATGTTGGTTCCCCTACAGAGCTAGCAAAATCTTACATGCGTAGTAGGCCTTTAAAAGTATCGCCATCAATGCTAGAATCACAGAGTCAGGCATTAAGGGAAAATCCAACAGTTCTGACCAACCATACATTTACTCCGAAATCACCAATGATTTCAATTGCGCCACGTTCTTCTGGCCATGCTGAGTTTCCTGAGAATGGTTTTGTGACACCAAGATCCCGAGGTAGATTTGCTATATACAGTATGACTCGAACACCATATTCCAGAGTTCATGCAACTACTGGCCTCCAG GGTGCAAGAACGGCAAGTGATGCTTTTGCTGGACCATCATCTTCGTTTCAGAACGCATGGGAGAACAATGGATTTTCTGGATCCAAACAAGGG gCTACAAAGAGGAGGAGTTCTGTCCTGGATAATGATATGGGATCTGTCGGTCCAATACGTAGAATTCGTCAGAAATCTAACCTTCTGCCTATGTCTGGTACTCTTTCTATTCGTGGAAATGGTATGGTTTCTAATGCTGCTCAAAGGCTAACCTCAACAGAGAAGCCAGTTTTAGCGGGCGAACCATTGAAGGATAATGCGAATAGCAATGTCCATGGTACCACTTTTACCCCTGTTCCCTCCAAGTCCAGTGAGATGGCATCAAAGATATTGCAGCAGCTTGATGTGTTGGTCTCATCGAGGGAGAGGTCTCCTGCCAGGTTGTCACCATCCATGCTACGGGGACAAGCTCTTAGAAGCCTGGAGGATGTTGATTCTTCAAAGTTGCTAGAAATTGTTAATGATAATAACAAGTTGGATGCTAAGCCCAACACCTCGCTACCTGATGCACGAGAGTCCGTGTTTAAAATGAAagacaaaattgaagaaaatggtCCAAGCAAATCCATTCTTCCTTATGACAAGTCAGCCTCCGCAGTAAATGGTATGGGCGCCACAAGTTCAATGAAGAATGATGTGGCTGGAGTCAAAACAACAGCTTTTCTTGTGACGAGCACGATTGTCCAGTCCCCTCAACAGAAGAAAAGGGCTTTCCAGATGAGCGCACATGAG GATTTTCtggagtttgatgatgatgatgactaCCGGAATCGGACTGTGTCTGGTATGTTGGCTGAAGGGCGAGAAAAGATTGGTTCTGAATTGGTTGAAAGAAAAACCATTGGTGCTGAAGCTATTGTATTGGAGAAGTCTCCAGCTCTTTCTGAAGTCAACTCCCCATCAACTTCTACACTCAACCAAAAAAATGCAGGGATTGATGGGTCTGTGATTGCTGAAAAGAGCATCAGCTTTACATCTCTAGCGACACCATTGCCTGCCATGACTGATAAGGAGGCTGTAGTAAACCAGAAGTTAGCTTCAATATCTGATGAAGGTGCCCAACCAAACTACTCGAATGCTTCCCCTCAAATATTTAGCTCCAGGGAGAAGGTTGCTTTGCCGAAGGAACCGAATGGCACCTCCCAAACATTCCATTTCAGCAATAAAACTGGTGATAAAGTTGCACCATTTGCATTTTCTTCCCCAGTCCTGAGTGACCCATCTTTCCCAAAGCTGGGTCTGTCATCAGATGCCAAACCAGAGGGGTTCAG CTTTATGTCTGTTGCTACTGGTGCTACTGAGTTGGTGACCAGAGACCCTGGACTAGATAAAACTGAAGATAAGAGCAGTTTGAAGGATGAGGGTTCTTTCAGGGCACCTGAAAATGTGCCTTCTACTTCAACTTCATCGACTGGAAGCCTGTTCTCATTTGGCATCACCTCCAATGGTTCAAGTCTAAATAATGGATCTCTTGCTTCTACCCCATCTTCATATTCCTCTCCCAGCCCACCTCTACTGTCAAGTAACTTTACTGGTCAAAATTCATCCAGCGTCTTTGCCAACAGTGTTGCTTGTGGCAGTATTAATGCCCCTACCACTGCATTTACAATGGCAAACTTTGATGGGAATAGCAACTTACCTATTTCAGCATCAGCACCTTCCTTGACGGCTACACCTATTTCCAAATTTGGGTCTGTCCCATCAACTTCAGCCTCAACAGTGCCATCTACTACTGATGAAACAacagaagcaaaaacaaaagaaccaGGCTTTGGCAACCCAACTAGTGGAGCTGGCAGTGTTTTTGGTGGTACATGTTCTGGAATTACAAACACAGGCAATAATATTTTTGGCAAGACCCCTGCAGCTACCAGCAaaggaaatagtttttttggtgGTACATTCCCTGCAGTTACGAGCTCAGGAAGCAGCGTTTTGAATGCTACATCTTCTGCATTTACAAGCACAGGAAGTGGTCCTTTTACCTTGAATGCTGGGAGCTCAACTTCAGCTGCTACTAATCAATCTCAGGGTTTTAATCCTTTTAGTGCTAGCAGTGCTCAGGTTTCTGCTGCTGGAACTGGTATGGGAACTGCAACACAGACCATGCCGATGCAATTTAGTTCACCTGCATCAACTCCTTTTGCTTTGACTGGGAGTTCAGCCTTTTCTTCTGGCAGTCCCACATTTGGCTCTTCTTCTACATCTAAACTGTTCAGTTCTGGTGCTTCTTTTGGACTTACCTCTTCTACTACCTCTTCAGAGTCCATCTCTGTTAGCTCCATCGCGAGCCCTGCATCTACTGTCTTTGGTTCCAACTGGCAGGCCCCAAAATCTATGGGATTTTCAACATCCTCTTCTTCCTCGACTCCGTTTGCCTTTGGAGCAACCTCTAATGTTGTTACAAGCAGCAGTGCATCCGTGGGGTTTGCCCCCAGTGTCTCATCTGGTCCTGCTTTCCCCTTCAGTTCACCTGCATCCACTACTCCATCACAGCCTGTGTTTGGCAACCCAAATCCTGGCTTCAGGTCTGGTTCATCTCCATCTGGTAATAATGACCAAATGAGCATGGAGGACAGCATGGCAGAGGACACAGTTCAGGCAACCACCCCTTCAGTTCCCGCATTTTTCCAACAACCTGCTGCTGCCCCTGGCCCTTTATTTGGTTTTTCTACTCCGCCAGGAGGGAATCAGTTTACTTTGACAGGTTCATCAGGTGCAAATCCCTTTCAATTTGAAAGCCAACCAAATCTGGCTGCGCCACAGAACCTAGCTTTTCAGGCTTCTGGTAGTCAGGAGTTTAATGCTGGAGGAAGCTTCTCATTTGGTGCAGGTGGTGGTGACAAGTCTGGTAGAAAAATTTTcagagtaaaaaaaacacagcgCAAGCGGTGA
- the LOC133697260 gene encoding uncharacterized protein LOC133697260: protein MKRQPPPAYGDGSMNPYGGGSGQRMRGNTGTMSNSYGGGGGRQEGYSNVEAEQHPGFKSSKAEGQWQWERESRNVHNQLPPHGFSEGQGGNGARSYYHGPPPDPKSGLENQSNKEASRIQPREQDMELGFEDNSLPMSFEGLERKFFDEVMKLAKEQSDAEDVENARHREKIIEINTRYQEKLSALRVQQANRREEFLHKESQARLSQYQQSSMGHYPNTGLQDTRGYSVAAAAGSTGGGETHRGHASSQFESNRERPQYGAGGRAQGNEGRVPYPEGRVYNNAGTRYY, encoded by the exons ATGAAACGGCAGCCACCGCCGGCGTACGGGGATGGGAGTATGAATCCATATGGAGGAGGGAGTGGACAGAGAATGAGAGGAAATACAGGGACAATGAGTAATAGttatggaggaggaggaggaaggcaAGAGGGGTATTCTAATGTGGAGGCAGAGCAGCATCCTGGGTTTAAATCTTCGAAAGCTGAAGGGCAGTGGCAGTGGGAAAGAGAGTCGCGGAATGTTCACAATCAATTGCCGCCTCATGGTTTCAGTGAAG gtcaAGGGGGTAACGGAGCAAGATCTTACTACCATGGACCGCCACCTGATCCCAAAAGTGGTTTAGAAAACCAATCCAATAAGGAAGCTAGTAGAATCCAGCCTCGTGAACAAGATATGGAACTTGGATTTGAGGACAATTCATTGCCAATGTCTTTTGAAGGTCTTGAAAGGAAGTTCTTTGATGAAGTAATGAAATTGGCAAAGGAGCAAAGTGATGCAGAGGATGTGGAAAATGCTAGGCATAGGGAG AAAATAATTGAGATCAATACCAGATACCAGGAGAAACTTTCTGCACTTCGAGTTCAACAAGCCAATAGAAGAGAAGAGTTTCTTCATAAGGAATCACAAGCTCGATTAAGTCAGTACCAGCAATCGAGCATGGGCCACTACCCAAACACAGGTTTGCAGGATACCCGTGGCTATAGTGTTGCAGCTGCTGCAGGATCCACTGGTGGCGGAGAAACACATCGGGGTCATGCCAGTAGTCAGTTTGAGTCCAACCGCGAACGACCTCAGTATGGTGCAGGTGGAAGAGCTCAAGGAAATGAGGGTAGGGTTCCTTACCCCGAGGGCCGTGTTTACAATAATGCTGGAACCAGATATTACTAG
- the LOC133696472 gene encoding uncharacterized protein At2g39795, mitochondrial-like, with product MWKRVLREATVRQPWSMIASKRCLSSPPTSKSASVDTLLLRYLKEHYVEVSKMNPPPKMNPPSEFSIVKGALDGNGPVLTRTYGNEEIKLSVMRMAYAVPGGGEDDENDEDMNQLFLHVDVSKPGQDKSLHFLCGLYPDALGVHSVSLRPKLDSADFLEVTATYSGPQFAELDERMRDAFHGFIEERGVDEKLFNFLQAWLYVKEHRSLMRWFKTVGMYINENKPAKSS from the exons ATGTGGAAGAGAGTGTTAAGAGAAGCTACCGTGAGGCAGCCATGGAGTATGATAGCAAGTAAGAGATGCTTGTCATCACCACCAACAAGCAAATCCGCCTCTGTGGACACACTGTTGCTTCGGTATCTGAAAGAACACTATGTTGAAGTCTCCAAGATGAACCCTCCTCCT AAAATGAACCCTCCATCTGAGTTTTCAATAGTAAAAGGTGCTTTGGATGGGAATGGTCCAGTTTTGACTCGCACCTATGGGAATGAGGAAATTAAACTCTCTGTAATGAGGATGGCGTATGCTGTACCTGGTGGTGGGGAGGACGATGAAAATGACGAGGACATGAATCAGTTGTTCCTTCATGTGGATGTCTCGAAGCCTGGACAAGATAAATCTCTGCATTTTCTATGTGGACTTTATCCAGATGCACTGGGAGTTCACTCTGTTTCTTTGAGGCCAAAGCTTGACAGTGCTGATTTTCTTGAGGTTACAGCTACATACAGTGGCCCGCAGTTTGC GGAACTTGATGAAAGGATGAGAGATGCATTCCACGGTTTTATTGAAGAACGAGGTGTGGATGAGAAGCTGTTTAATTTCCTTCAGGCATGGTTGTATGTGAAGGAGCACCGGAGTCTTATGCGTTGGTTTAAAACAGTGGGCATGTACATCAATGAAAATAAGCCAGCTAAGAGTTCTTAA
- the LOC133697970 gene encoding uncharacterized protein LOC133697970, with translation MAEGKSTDHSSLKLKSVIHDDDSKDNEEDKGDLPDDLSLEKPSLKVPKKKLLILCLGGLLCHRVCRKRGPSYDYVQTNRRPDAAYGSFKVYKRPFCDDFVKFCFERFEVGIWSSAREWYMNDALDGVMRGFRSKLLFAWDQDRCTDSGFKTLENKKKPIFLKQFKQLSALSWCKGQETSLNTLLIDNEPYKSLLNPSHTAIFPDEYTVDCVNDSALGPEGDLRVYLEGLADAKDVPSYVNDHPFGKPAITPLHPDWDFYSKIVRRHSKEPIVNKQG, from the exons ATGGCTGAAGGAAAGAGCACAGATCACAGTAGCCTGAAGCTCAAGTCAGTAATCCACGATGATGACAGTAAGGACAACGAAGAAGATAAGGGAGATTTGCCTGATGATCTTTCACTGGAAAAACCAAGCCTTAAAGTTCCGAAAAAGAAACTCCTCATCCTTTGCCTTGGCGGGCTGCTATGTCACAGGGTCTGCCGTAAACGCGGTCCCAGTTACGATTACGTTCAGACAAACCGCCGTCCTGATGCCGCGTATGGAAGCTTTAAAG TTTACAAGAGGCCATTCTGCGATGATTTTGTGAAATTCTGCTTCGAAAGATTCGAGGTTGGAATCTGGTCTTCTGCTAGAGA ATGGTACATGAATGATGCTCTTGATGGTGTTATGAGAGGTTTCAGGTCCAAGCTGTTATTTGCTTGG GACCAAGACAGATGTACTGATTCAGGGTTCAAAACCTTGGAGAACAAGAAGAAGCCCATCTTTCTTAAGCAATTTAAGCAGCTCTCTGCGCTTTCATGGTGCAAGGGGCAAGAAACTTCTTTGAACACTTTGCTGATTGATAATGAACCCTACAAGTCTCTTCTAAATCCT TCCCACACCGCGATTTTTCCTGACGAATACACGGTGGACTGTGTTAATGATTCTGCTTTAG GTCCTGAGGGTGATCTTCGGGTCTACTTGGAAGGCCTGGCTGATGCTAAAGATGTTCCATCCTATGTGAACGACCATCCTTTTGGGAAGCCTGCAATCACTCCCTTGCACCCTGACTGGGATTTTTACTCCAAGATTGTTCGACGCCATAGCAAGGAACCGATCGTGAACAAGCAAggataa